TTGACCACCGCGGCGAAGTCGTCCGGGAAGGCGGCGAGCGGGTTGGCGTCGGACGGGTCGGCCATCGCCTGGACGGCCCTGGCGGCGGTGGCGACGTCGCCGGTCGGCGGGGTGGGGTCGGTCGCGCCCGTCGGGCGGGACGCGATCACGCCGCAGACCAAGACGGCCAGGGCGACCAGCAGGAACCTGAACCAGGCGGGCAGGCGGGCGAACAACCGGAGCCCCGGCCACCCCCCGGTGGTCTTCACCGCCACGTCGCTCATTGGCAACCCAGCGTACGGACGACCCACCCCGGCCGCCAGCAAGGCCGCGCGGACGGGGGACGGCCCGCGATGTCGGAGCGGCGGTTAGGGCAGCGCGCCCGAAAGCGAGGCCAGCGCCATCTGCGACAGCAGCCCGGCCATCTGCTCCCGGTCCAGGTGGGCGCTGTGCGGCGTCGAGTTGATCAGGCCGAACACGGCGTGCGCGGCGGCGCGGGCGGTCGGCTCGTCCACCTCGGGCGAGGTCTTGCGGATCGTCTCCACCCACACCTCGACGTACCGCCGCTGCAGCGCCCGCACCCGCCGCCGGTCCGGGTCGGTCAGGTTCGCCAGGTTGCGGATCTGCACGGTGATCAGCGCCGGGTCGTCCAGCGCGAAGTCGACGTGCCACCCGATCAGCTCGCGCAGCGCGTGCCCCGGGTCGCCGGACGCCGCCACCCGGTTCTGCCCGCCCTCCAGCAGCCGCTCGCTGATCGACGTCAGCATCTCGCCGAGCATCGCGTCCTTGCTGCGGAAGTGCCGGTACAGCGCGGGCCCGGAGATGCCCACCGCGGCGCCGATGTCGTCGATCCCGACGCCGTGGAAGCCGTGCCGGGCGAACAGCTCGGCGGCGGCGGCCAGGATCTGGTCCCGGCGGGTCTGCTTCGCTGGCTCGGCTGGCACGCCGCCCATCTTAAACGCCCAGCCCAGTGCTGGTAAACGGGCGTTAACCAGGCTGTCGCCGTGGATCGCCCACCGGGCTGTGGATCTCGTAGTTAACTCTTGACCCACTCTTCTTGCGGGGGCCTACCTGCTGGTAACTCTTGTTGTGCTCCGCATCACACCCTGCGTTGTTTCCCTCCGGGAGGCTCCGATGCGCCTTGTCCGCACCCTGTCCAGCGCGGCGCTGGCACTACTGGCTTCGCTGGCACTGGTCGTGCCCGCCGAAGCCGCCGCCGCCAACTACGTCGCGCTCGGCGACTCGTACTCCTCCGGGACCGGCACCGGCTCGTACTACAGCGACTCCGGCAGCTGCAAGCGCAGCCAGTACAGCTACCCGGCCCTCTGGGCGGCGTCGCACGCGCCCGCGTCGTTCAAGTTCGTCGCCTGCTCGGGCGCCAAGACCGGCGACGTGCTCGCCAACCAGGTCAGCGCCCTCACCGCGACCACCTCGCTGGTCAGCATCTCGATCGGTGGGAACGACGCCGGCTTCACCGACGTGATCACCACCTGCACCTTCGGCTCGGACTCGACCTGCGTGAACCGGGTCAACCAGGCCAAGGCCTACGCGACCGGCACCCTGCCCGGCCTGCTGGACAACGTCTACGCCCAGATCCGCAACCGGGCGCCGTCCGCCGCGGTCGTCGTGCTCGGCTACCCGCGCCTGTACAAGGTGCCGGGCAGCTGCTCGGTCGGCCTGAGCGACACCAAGCGCGCCGCCATCAACTCCGCCGCCGACACCCTGCACCAGGTCATCTCGGCCCGCGCGGGCGCGCGGTCGTTCACCTACCGCGACGTGCGCACGGCGTTCACCGGGCACGAGATCTGCTCGTCGGACTGGTGGCTGAACAGCCTGTCCTGGCCGGTCGAGGAGTCCTACCACCCCAACCGCAACGGCCAGCGCCTCGGCTACCTGCCGCAGCTCACCGCCGTCACCGGCTGACCGGCGGACCACCACCGGGAGGGGGTCGCGACCGCGGCCCCCTCCCGCTTGTGAACTGGCGTTAACAAGCGCTAACATCTCCTCAGGTTAACGACGGCTAACCGCGAGGAGCCCGATGGACGCCCCGGTGCTGCGCAGCACGGCCGACAAGTCGGCCGAAGCCTTCCGGCGCTACCACGAGGAGCACGCGCGACTCGTGCGCGACCTGCGCGCCAAGCTCGGCCGAGCCGCCCTCGGCGGCCCGGACAAGGCCCGCACCCGGCACGTCGAGCGCGGCAAGCTGCTGCCGCGCGACCGGGTCGACGCCCTGCTCGACCCCGGCTCGCCGTTCCTGGAGCTCTCACCGCTGGCCGCGACCGGCATGTACGGCGACGAGGCGCCCGCCGCGGGCATCATCACCGGCGTCGGCCGCGTGTCCGGCCGCGAGGTCGTGGTCGTCGCCAACGACGCCACCGTCAAGGGCGGCACGTACTACCCCATGACGGTGAAGAAGCACCTGCGCGCCCAGGAGGTCGCGCTGCACAACAACCTGCCGTGCGTCTACCTGGTGGACTCCGGCGGCGCGTTCCTGCCCCGGCAGGACGAGGTGTTCCCGGACCGCGACCACTTCGGCCGGATCTTCTACAACCAGGCCACCATGTCCGGCCGCGGCATCCCGCAGGTCGCCGCCGTGCTCGGCTCGTGCACGGCGGGCGGCGCGTACGTGCCCGCGATGTCCGACGAAGCGGTGATCGTGCGCGGTCAGGGCACGATCTTCCTCGGCGGCCCGCCGCTGGTGAAGGCCGCCACCGGTGAGGTCGTGACGGCCGAGGAGCTGGGCGGCGGCGAGCTGCACTCGCGCACGTCCGGCGTCACCGACCACCTGGCGGAGGACGACGCGCACGCGCTGCGGATCGTGCGCTCGATCGTCAGCACGCTGGGTCCGCGCGAGCCGCGCCCGTGGCAGGTCGAGCCGACCGTCGAACCGGTCGTGGACCCGGCCGAGCTGTACGGCGTGGTGCCGACCGACAGCCGCACGCCCTACGACGTGCGCGAGGTGATCGCCCGGGTCGTGGACGGCAGCCGGTTCCAGGAGTTCAAGAAGGAGTACGGCACGACGCTGGTCACCGGGTTCGCCCGGATCCACGGCCACCCGGTCGGCGTGGTGGCCAACAACGGCGTGCTGTTCGGCGAGTCGGCGCTGAAGGGCGCGCACTTCATCCAGCTGTGCGACCAGCGCCGCGTGCCGCTGGTGTTCCTGCAGAACATCAGCGGGTTCATGGTCGGCCGCGAGTACGAGGCGGCGGGCATCGCCAAGCACGGCGCGAAGATGGTGACGGCGGTGGCGTGCGCGCGGGTGCCGAAGTTCACCGTGGTCATCGGCGGTTCGTTCGGCGCGGGCAACTACTCGATGTGCGGGCGGGCCTACTCGCCCCGCTTCCTGTGGATGTGGCCGAACGCCCGGATCTCGGTGATGGGCGGCGAGCAGGCCGCCTCGGTGCTGGCGACGGTGCGCCGCGACCAGCTCGGCGACGCGTGGTCGGCCGAGGACGAAGAGGAGTTCAAGGCGCCGATCCGGCAGCAGTACGAGGACCAGGGCAACCCGTACTACTCCACGGCCCGGCTGTGGGACGACGGTGTGATCGACCCCCTCGACACCCGGATGGTGCTGGGCCTGGCGTTGTCCACGGCGGCCAACGCCCCGATCCAGCCGGTTTCCTACGGCGTCTTCCGGATGTGATGGGGATGTTCGACAGCGTTCTGGTGGCCAACCGCGGCGAGATCGCGGTGCGGGTGATCCGCGCGTTGAGGCGGCTGGGCATCCGGTCGGTGGCGGTGCACAGCGACGCGGACGCCGACGCGCTGCACGTGCGGCAGGCCGACGTGGCGGTGCGGATCGGGCCCGCGGCGGCGCGGGACAGCTACCTGTCGATCGAGCGGATCGTCGAGGCCGCCCAGTCGACGGGCGCGCGGGCCGTGCACCCCGGGTACGGGTTCCTGGCCGAGAACGCCGAGTTCGCGCGGGCGTGCGAGAAGGCCGGTCTGGTGTTCATCGGACCGCCCGCCGACGCGATCGAGGCGATGGGCGACAAGATCCGCGCCAAGCTGACCGTCGCGGCGGCCGGCGTGCCCGTGGTGCCGGGGCGGACCGAGGTCGGGATGACCGACGACGACCTGGTCGCGGCGGCGGGTGAGATCGGGTTCCCGGTGCTGCTCAAGCCGTCCGCGGGCGGTGGCGGCAAGGGCATGCGGCTGGTGACGTCGCCCGACGGGCTGCGGGACGCCGTCGAGTCGGCCCGGCGCGAGGCGCGCGGGTCGTTCGGCGACGACGCGCTGCTCATCGAGCGGTTCATCGACAATCCCCGGCACATCGAGATCCAGGTGCTGGCCGACGCGCACGGCGGGGTGGTGCACCTCGGCGAGCGCGAGTGCAGCCTCCAGCGGCGGCACCAGAAGATCATCGAGGAGGCGCCGTCACCGCTGCTCACCCCCGAGGTGCGCGAGGCGATGGGGCAGGCGGCGGTGGAGGCGGCCCGGTCCGTCGGGTACGTCGGCGCGGGCACCGTCGAGTTCATCGTGGACGGCGCGTCCGGCGACTACTTCTTCATGGAGATGAACACCCGGCTGCAGGTCGAGCACCCGGTGACCGAGCTGGTCACCGGGGTCGACCTGGTCGAGCAGCAGCTGCGGGTGGCGGCGGGCGAGCCCCTGGGGTTCACGTCGGTGCGGCTCACCGGGCACGCCGTCGAGGCGCGCGTCTACGCCGAGGACCCGGCGCGCGGGTTCCTGCCGACCGGCGGTCGGGTGCTGCTGCTGCACGAGCCGGACGACGTGCGGGTCGACTCCGCGCTGCGGGTCGGGCTGACCGTGGGCAGCGACTACGACCCGATGCTGGCCAAGGTGATCGCGCACGGCGCGACGCGGGACGAGGCGCTGCGGCGGCTGCACGCGGCGCTGGGCCGGTTCGTGCTCCTGGGCGTGACGACGAACGTGCCGTTCCTGCGGGCGCTGCTGACCGACCCGGACGTGCGGTCCGGCGACCTCGACACCGGCCTGGTGGAGCGCAAGCTCGACTCGCTGGTGGCCGTCGACCGGCCGGACGAGGTGCTGGCCGCCGCCGCGCTGGAGCGGCAGCGCTCGGCGGCGGGCGGTGACGACCCGTGGGCGCGGTCCGACGGCTGGCGGGTCGGCGAGCACGCGTGGACCCGGTGGCTGATCGAGGGCGTCGAGGTCCGGGTGCGCGGCGACGAGGTGGCGATCGCGGACGGCGAGCCGGCGCGACGCCGGTTCTCGGTCGACGGCTCGGGGTTGTCCGTGGACGGGCGGCTGTACGCGATGTGCCGCGACGGCGACGTGCTGTGGCTCGGGCGGGACGGCTGCGCGTGGGCGCTCACCGAGACCCGGCCGTCCGAGGTCGCCGCGTCGGCCGCCGCCGGTGGTGGCCCGGTCACCAGCCCCATGCCCGGCACGGTGCTCGTCGTGCGCGGCGCGCGGGGCGACGAGGTGGTCGCCGGGCAGGCGCTGTTCGTGGTCGAAGCGATGAAGATGGAGCACACCGTCACGGCGCCCGTGGCCGGCGTGCTCACCGAAGTGCACGTCCGGGCGGGCCAACAGGTCGCGCTGGACGAACCCCTAGCCGTCGTCGTGCCCCACCAGGAGTGAGCGATGTTGGACTTCCGTCTGGACGAGGAATACGAGGCGCTGCGCAAGACCGTCGAGGAGTTCGCGCGCGAGGAGGTCGCGCCGGTCATCGGCGAGTTCTACGAGCGCGAGGAGTTCCCGTACGGGATCGTCGCCAAGATGGGGCGGATGGGCCTGTTCGGGCTGCCGTTCCCGGAGGAGCACGGCGGCATGGGCGGCGACTACTTCGCGCTGTGCCTGGCGCTGGAGGAGCTGGCGCGGGTCGACTCGTCGGTGGCGATCACGCTGGAGGCGGGCGTCTCGCTCGGCTCGATGCCGCTGTTCCGGTTCGGGTCCGACGAGCAGCGGGCCACCTGGCTGCCCCGGCTGTGCGCGGGTGAGGCGCTGGGCGCGTTCGGGCTCACCGAGCCGGGCGGCGGTTCGGACGCGGGCGCGCTGCGGACCACGGCCAAGGTCGACGGCGACTCGTGGGTGCTCAACGGCACCAAGGCGTTCATCACCAACTCCGGCACGGACATCACCGGGCTGGTGACGGTGGCGGCGGTGACCGGGCGGCGGGAGAACGGCAAGCCGGAGATCTCGGCGATCATCGTGCCGTCGGGCACGCCGGGGTTCACGGTGTCGCGCAAGTACTCCAAGGTGGGCTGGAACGCGTCGGACACGCGCGAGCTGTCGTTCCAGGACTGCCGCGTGCCGCTGGAGAACCTGGTCGGCGAGCGCGGGCGCGGTTACGCGCAGTTCCTGCAGACGTTGGACGAGGGCCGGGTGGCGATCGCGGCCATCGGCGTCGGGCTGGCGCAGGGGTGCGTGGACGAGTGCCTGCGGTACGTCCGGGAGCGGGAGGCGTTCGGGCACCGGATCGGGGAGTACCAGGCGATCCAGTTCAAGATCGCCGAGATGGAGGCGCGCACGCACACCTCGCGGCTGGCGTACTACCAGGCGGCGGCGAAGATGCTGCGCGGCGAGCCGTTCAAGCGCGAGGCGGCGATCGCCAAGCTCGTCTCGTCCGAAGCCGCGATGGACAACGCCCGCGAGGCCACCCAGATCTTCGGCGGCTACGGCTTCATGAACGAGTACCCCGTCGGCCGCTTCTACCGCGACGCCAAGATCCTGGAGATCGGCGAGGGCACCAGCGAGGTCCAGAAGATGCTGATCGCCCGCGACCTGGGCCTCCCCCACCCCTCCTGACCCCCCGCGAGAGTCCAACGTCCACGCCGCGAGAGTCCAACGTTCAGAGCACCTGAGTTCACCATTCGGCCGACCGACCGGTATGCCTGAGCGTTGAACTCAGGACACGCGAACGTTGGACTCTCGGCCGCTGGGCGTTGGACTCTCGCGGGTCAGGGGGTGCCGTGGCGGCCTTCGCCGGAGCGGTAGCGGCGGAGGCCCGGGTCGACCTCGGTCAGGGAGGTCAGGCCGTGGGCCAGTTCGTTGGCCAGGGCGTCCGGTTCGGGCAGGGCCTCCTGTTCGAGGAGGGACAGGCGGTCCTCGCGCAGGCACAGCTGCGGGAACGAGGCGAGCCGCAGGGCCAGGGCCTCGGCGGCGGAACGGGCGGTGCCCGCCGGCACGACGCGGTTCACCAGGCCGATCGCCAACGCCTCCGCCGCGTCGACCGGACGGCCCGTCAGCACGAGGTCCATCGCCCGCGACGCGCCGATCAACCGGGGCAGCCGGACCGTGCCGCCGTCGATCAGCGGCACGCCCCACCGCCGCGAGAACACGCCGAAGACGGCGTCGGCGTCGGCCACCCGCAGGTCGCACCACAGGGCCAGCTCCAACCCGCCCGCCACCGCGTGCCCCGACACGGCCGCGACCACCGGCTTGGACAGCCGCAGCCGGGTCGGCCCCATCGGCCCGGACGGCGACCGCGCGTCGTTGCCGCGCTCGGTCCCGATCGCCTTCAGGTCCGCCCCCGAGCAGAACGTCCCGCCCTCGCCGCACAGCACGGCCACCGCCGCCGTCGGGTCCTCGTCGAACTCCCGGAACACCTCGGTCAACGTGTGCGCGGTCGGCCCGTCCACCGCGTTCCGCACGCCTGGCCGGTTCAACGACACGGTGACCACCGGCCCGGACCGGCTCACCAGCACGGAGGTCACGGCTTCGGCAACCCCCGCTCCACGATCGCGCCGAAGTCCACCCCGCGCGGCAGGGTGCCGAACGCCACGCCCCAGTCACCGGACAGCCGGGACGCGCAGAACGCGTCCGCCACCGCCGGGTGCCCGAACCGCACCAGCAGCGAGCCCTGCAGCGCCAGCGCCATCCGCTCCACCAGCCGGCGCGCCCGCACCTCCAGGTCGGCCACGTCGGTCAGCTCGTCCCTGATCCCGTCGACCGCCGCGTCCAGCCGCCGGTCGGCCCCGCGCGCCGCGTCCAGCTCGCCGAAGAACTCCTCCACCGCCTCACCCGAACGTGTCAGGGCGCGCAACGCGTCCAGCGCGGCGACGTTGCCCGAACCCTCCCAGATGGACATCAGCGGCGACTCGCGGAACAGTCTCGGCATCCCCGAGTCCTCGATGTAACCGTTGCCGCCCAAGCACTCCAACGCCTCGGCGGCGTGCGCCGGTCCGCGCTTGCACACCCAGTACTTGGTCACCGCGAGCCCCAGCCGGCTGCGGTTGCCCGCCAGCCACAGCGCCGCCGTGGTCGCCGCCTCCGACTCCACCGCCAGGTCGGCCAGCACGTTGCGCATCGCGGGCTGGTCGACCAGGTAGGAGCCGAACGCCTTGCGGTGCGCCGCGTGGTGCGTGGCCTGCGTCAGCCCCAGCCGCATGCCGGACGCCGAGCCGAGCACGCAGTCCAGCCGGGTCGTGTTGACCATCTCGATGATGGTCCGCACGCCCCGACCCTCCTCGCCGACCAGCCAGCCGACCGCGCCGTCGTACTCCAGCTCGGCGGAGGCGTTGGACTTGTTGCCCAGCTTGTCCTTGAGCCGCTGGAGGAACATCGCGTTGCGCGTCCCGTCGGGCAGCACGCGCGGCAGCACGAAGCACGACAGGCCGCCCGGCGCCTGCGCCAGGGTCAGGAACAAGTCGGACATCGGCGCGGACGTGAACCACTTGTGCCCGGTCAGCACGTAGTGGTCACCCTGCGGCACGGCCCGCGTGGTGTTCGACCGGACGTCCGAGCCGCCCTGCTTCTCGGTCATCGACATGCCCGCGATGAGCCCGCGCTTGGTCTGCGGCGCGCGCAGCCCGAAGTCGTACTCGGTCGAGGCCAGCAGCGGTTCGAACCGCTCGGCCAGCGCGGGCGCCCGGCGCAGCGCGGGCACGGCCGCGTACGTCATCGAGATCGGGCAGCCGTGACCCGCCTCGGCCTGGCTCCACACCAGGAACTTGGCCGCGCGGGCGACGTGCGCGCCGGGCCGGTCGTCCCGCCACGGCGCGGCGTGCAGGCCGTTCGACACGGCGGTGGCCATCAGCTCGTGCCAGGCCGGGTGGAACTCGACCTCGTCCACCCGGCGCCCGTACCGGTCGTGGGTGTGCAGGACGGGCGGGTGCGCGTTGGCCTGCCGGCCGAGCTGCTGGACGTGCGGTGTGCCCGCGAGCACGCCGAGCGCGCGCAGCTCGGGTTCGGCCCACTCGGCGCCGCCGCGGCGCAGGCCGTCGAGCAACGCCGGGTCGGCGGAGACGTCGTGCCCTTCCAGCGGCGGGACCTGGTTGGTCACCTCGTGAGTGGCGTGGGTCATAACCTGGCAGCGTACTACCCGTCGGTAACTTGGACAGCCGTGAAAATTTGGGGGTGCTGATCAAGCTCCGGCGGCCTAACGTCGATCCGGTGAGGGATCACCCAGGGGCGAGCCGGGCACCGGAGCACAGTCAGGCGGTGGCCGCGCTGCGCGGCCAGTACGCGGCGATCCCGCCGGGCGCACCCGTGCGCCTGGCCAAGTCGACCTCCAACCTCTTCCGCTTCCGGGCCGACCAGGCCGGCGGGCTCGACGTCGCCCGGTTCAACCGGGTCCTCTCGGTCGACCCGGACGCGCGAACGGCGCAGGTCCAGGGCATGACGACCTACGAGGACCTGGTCGACGCCACCCTGCCGCACGGCCTGATGCCACTGGTCGTCCCACAGCTGAAGACGATCACCCTCGGCGGCGCGGTGGCGGGTCTGGGCATCGAGTCCAGCTCGTTCCGCAACGGCCTGCCGCACGAGTCCGTGCGCGAGCTGGAGATCATGACCGGTGACGGCGAGGTCGTCGTCGCGGGTCCGGGGGACGATCTCTTCCGCGGGTTCCCGAACTCCTACGGCACGCTCGGCTACACCCTGCGGCTGGAGATCGAACTGGAGCCCGTGCGGCCGTTCGTGCGACTGCGGCACGTGCCGTTCAGCGACGCGGCGGAGTGCGCCCGGGTGATCGCCGAGGTCTGCGCCGACGGCTCGTACGGGGGCGAACCGGTCGACTTCGTGGACGGCACGGTGTTCTCCGGCCGCGAGCAGTACCTGACCCTGGCGAACTGGGCCGACCGCGCGCCGTGGACGTCGGACTACACCGGCAACCAGGTCTACTACCGGTCCATCCAGGAGCGCAGCGCCGACTACCTCACCGTCCGCGACTACCTGTGGCGGTGGGACACCGACTGGTTCTGGTGCTCGCGCGCGTTCGGCGTGCAGAACCCGGTGGTGCGGCGGCTGGTGCCGAAGCGGTACCTGCGGTCGGACGTCTACCGCAAGGTCGTGGCCTGGGACCGGCGGCACAAGCTGTCGGACCGGCTGAGCAAGGCGGTGCAGGAGCCGGTGATCCAGGACGTGGAGATCCCGGTCGACCGGCTGGCCGAGTTCCTGGAGTTCTTCCACCGGGAGATCGGGATCAGCCCGGTGTGGCTGTGCCCGGTGCGGCTGCGCGCCCGGCAGGACGGGAGCCGGGCGAGCTGGCCGCTGTACCCCATGGACCCGGACGTGCTGTACGTCAACGTCGGCTTCTGGTCGACGGTGCCGCTGCGGCCCGACGAGGAGCTGGGCAGCCGGAACCGGCTGATCGAGGACAAGGTCACCGAGCTGGGCGGGCACAAGTCCCTGTACTCCGACTCCTACTACGACGAGGAGGAGTTCTGGGAGAACTACA
This genomic window from Saccharothrix sp. HUAS TT1 contains:
- a CDS encoding acyl-CoA dehydrogenase family protein, coding for MLDFRLDEEYEALRKTVEEFAREEVAPVIGEFYEREEFPYGIVAKMGRMGLFGLPFPEEHGGMGGDYFALCLALEELARVDSSVAITLEAGVSLGSMPLFRFGSDEQRATWLPRLCAGEALGAFGLTEPGGGSDAGALRTTAKVDGDSWVLNGTKAFITNSGTDITGLVTVAAVTGRRENGKPEISAIIVPSGTPGFTVSRKYSKVGWNASDTRELSFQDCRVPLENLVGERGRGYAQFLQTLDEGRVAIAAIGVGLAQGCVDECLRYVREREAFGHRIGEYQAIQFKIAEMEARTHTSRLAYYQAAAKMLRGEPFKREAAIAKLVSSEAAMDNAREATQIFGGYGFMNEYPVGRFYRDAKILEIGEGTSEVQKMLIARDLGLPHPS
- a CDS encoding FAD-binding oxidoreductase; translation: MRGQYAAIPPGAPVRLAKSTSNLFRFRADQAGGLDVARFNRVLSVDPDARTAQVQGMTTYEDLVDATLPHGLMPLVVPQLKTITLGGAVAGLGIESSSFRNGLPHESVRELEIMTGDGEVVVAGPGDDLFRGFPNSYGTLGYTLRLEIELEPVRPFVRLRHVPFSDAAECARVIAEVCADGSYGGEPVDFVDGTVFSGREQYLTLANWADRAPWTSDYTGNQVYYRSIQERSADYLTVRDYLWRWDTDWFWCSRAFGVQNPVVRRLVPKRYLRSDVYRKVVAWDRRHKLSDRLSKAVQEPVIQDVEIPVDRLAEFLEFFHREIGISPVWLCPVRLRARQDGSRASWPLYPMDPDVLYVNVGFWSTVPLRPDEELGSRNRLIEDKVTELGGHKSLYSDSYYDEEEFWENYNGPTYQDLKKRYDPAGRLPDLYAKCVLRR
- a CDS encoding biotin carboxylase N-terminal domain-containing protein encodes the protein MFDSVLVANRGEIAVRVIRALRRLGIRSVAVHSDADADALHVRQADVAVRIGPAAARDSYLSIERIVEAAQSTGARAVHPGYGFLAENAEFARACEKAGLVFIGPPADAIEAMGDKIRAKLTVAAAGVPVVPGRTEVGMTDDDLVAAAGEIGFPVLLKPSAGGGGKGMRLVTSPDGLRDAVESARREARGSFGDDALLIERFIDNPRHIEIQVLADAHGGVVHLGERECSLQRRHQKIIEEAPSPLLTPEVREAMGQAAVEAARSVGYVGAGTVEFIVDGASGDYFFMEMNTRLQVEHPVTELVTGVDLVEQQLRVAAGEPLGFTSVRLTGHAVEARVYAEDPARGFLPTGGRVLLLHEPDDVRVDSALRVGLTVGSDYDPMLAKVIAHGATRDEALRRLHAALGRFVLLGVTTNVPFLRALLTDPDVRSGDLDTGLVERKLDSLVAVDRPDEVLAAAALERQRSAAGGDDPWARSDGWRVGEHAWTRWLIEGVEVRVRGDEVAIADGEPARRRFSVDGSGLSVDGRLYAMCRDGDVLWLGRDGCAWALTETRPSEVAASAAAGGGPVTSPMPGTVLVVRGARGDEVVAGQALFVVEAMKMEHTVTAPVAGVLTEVHVRAGQQVALDEPLAVVVPHQE
- a CDS encoding SGNH/GDSL hydrolase family protein, with protein sequence MRLVRTLSSAALALLASLALVVPAEAAAANYVALGDSYSSGTGTGSYYSDSGSCKRSQYSYPALWAASHAPASFKFVACSGAKTGDVLANQVSALTATTSLVSISIGGNDAGFTDVITTCTFGSDSTCVNRVNQAKAYATGTLPGLLDNVYAQIRNRAPSAAVVVLGYPRLYKVPGSCSVGLSDTKRAAINSAADTLHQVISARAGARSFTYRDVRTAFTGHEICSSDWWLNSLSWPVEESYHPNRNGQRLGYLPQLTAVTG
- a CDS encoding acyl-CoA dehydrogenase family protein — encoded protein: MTHATHEVTNQVPPLEGHDVSADPALLDGLRRGGAEWAEPELRALGVLAGTPHVQQLGRQANAHPPVLHTHDRYGRRVDEVEFHPAWHELMATAVSNGLHAAPWRDDRPGAHVARAAKFLVWSQAEAGHGCPISMTYAAVPALRRAPALAERFEPLLASTEYDFGLRAPQTKRGLIAGMSMTEKQGGSDVRSNTTRAVPQGDHYVLTGHKWFTSAPMSDLFLTLAQAPGGLSCFVLPRVLPDGTRNAMFLQRLKDKLGNKSNASAELEYDGAVGWLVGEEGRGVRTIIEMVNTTRLDCVLGSASGMRLGLTQATHHAAHRKAFGSYLVDQPAMRNVLADLAVESEAATTAALWLAGNRSRLGLAVTKYWVCKRGPAHAAEALECLGGNGYIEDSGMPRLFRESPLMSIWEGSGNVAALDALRALTRSGEAVEEFFGELDAARGADRRLDAAVDGIRDELTDVADLEVRARRLVERMALALQGSLLVRFGHPAVADAFCASRLSGDWGVAFGTLPRGVDFGAIVERGLPKP
- a CDS encoding carboxyl transferase domain-containing protein, translated to MDAPVLRSTADKSAEAFRRYHEEHARLVRDLRAKLGRAALGGPDKARTRHVERGKLLPRDRVDALLDPGSPFLELSPLAATGMYGDEAPAAGIITGVGRVSGREVVVVANDATVKGGTYYPMTVKKHLRAQEVALHNNLPCVYLVDSGGAFLPRQDEVFPDRDHFGRIFYNQATMSGRGIPQVAAVLGSCTAGGAYVPAMSDEAVIVRGQGTIFLGGPPLVKAATGEVVTAEELGGGELHSRTSGVTDHLAEDDAHALRIVRSIVSTLGPREPRPWQVEPTVEPVVDPAELYGVVPTDSRTPYDVREVIARVVDGSRFQEFKKEYGTTLVTGFARIHGHPVGVVANNGVLFGESALKGAHFIQLCDQRRVPLVFLQNISGFMVGREYEAAGIAKHGAKMVTAVACARVPKFTVVIGGSFGAGNYSMCGRAYSPRFLWMWPNARISVMGGEQAASVLATVRRDQLGDAWSAEDEEEFKAPIRQQYEDQGNPYYSTARLWDDGVIDPLDTRMVLGLALSTAANAPIQPVSYGVFRM
- a CDS encoding crotonase/enoyl-CoA hydratase family protein; translated protein: MTSVLVSRSGPVVTVSLNRPGVRNAVDGPTAHTLTEVFREFDEDPTAAVAVLCGEGGTFCSGADLKAIGTERGNDARSPSGPMGPTRLRLSKPVVAAVSGHAVAGGLELALWCDLRVADADAVFGVFSRRWGVPLIDGGTVRLPRLIGASRAMDLVLTGRPVDAAEALAIGLVNRVVPAGTARSAAEALALRLASFPQLCLREDRLSLLEQEALPEPDALANELAHGLTSLTEVDPGLRRYRSGEGRHGTP
- a CDS encoding TetR/AcrR family transcriptional regulator, whose translation is MPAEPAKQTRRDQILAAAAELFARHGFHGVGIDDIGAAVGISGPALYRHFRSKDAMLGEMLTSISERLLEGGQNRVAASGDPGHALRELIGWHVDFALDDPALITVQIRNLANLTDPDRRRVRALQRRYVEVWVETIRKTSPEVDEPTARAAAHAVFGLINSTPHSAHLDREQMAGLLSQMALASLSGALP